Genomic segment of Chrysiogenes arsenatis DSM 11915:
ATCTCGAAAATGATTTCAGAATCAAGATGAAAATAGTGATGTGAAATAATATCCCGTATGCCTTTGACTTGCCTCCACGGGATATTCGGATAGCTGAGGAGCAATTTGTGTTCGCTAATTTTATCGATATTTTTAAAACCCTCACCGATCGCTACGAGCCTCATAGAGATACTATCAAGCTTCTCAAGACCATCATCATCCCTTAAAAAATCATCGCTTGAGCGTATTCCATTAAACCTTTTTAGAATAAGCTCTATTGAAAACTTAATATCTTCGAGAGTTGACAGAAGTAATATTTTTTGCTCAGCATCATACATAAATCAAATCTTTCCGAATGGTTTCTAAAAAAAGTGGCTTGATATTTTTATGATCACGAACGATATCAACTTTCCTCTGCAAATCATACTCAATCTGCTCTTTAATAGCTGCCATAGCAAAAAGCGATGGTTTCATAGTGACAAACAAGTCAATATCGCTGCTGTCGCTTGCCGTGTCTTTTGCGTAACTCCCAAACAAGCCAATCCTTTCGACAGAATATTTTTCCTGAAACTCAGGAGAGTGCTCCTTTAAGTAGTTAAGAATGAGAGATTTATCAAGTTTCTTTCTCATTTTAAGGAAACCTCCTTAGACTTCTATGCCCTGAGTTTAATCATAGTTGAATAAAAAACAATGGAGAGGATTACACTTTTCCCTTGAGAAGCAACCCCATTCAACCCTGGTTGCGTCGCCAGCTCAGCCAGATCCAGCACCCACTCGTCATCTCGAACGAATGTGAGAGATCCAGATTTCTCCTCGCGATGCTCGTCGAAATGACAACAGCCTGAAGCAGTAAGACACCTGTTCCTGAATATTTTACAGCATCCACCCGCTTACCCAGTGCAGATTATTGCTCCACAAAAACGTCATCAAAAAACAGCTCTTGATCGAGGGACTTTTGCCATTCGCGGTGTCTTTTTACACTTTCTATACGGCGCTCGCGGGGAAAGTTAAGGAATCGCAGTGCTTCCGCAGGCCCTAAGCCTTTCACCAGTAATTCAACACCTTTTTGCACGACCAACTCGTCACTCATATATCGCGTTGCTTTCATCTCAGATCCTCCTTTCCACAAAACTCTATCGGAGTGCCGCACCAGACGGTACTCTGTACCAGACGACATTTGCGAAGTAGACGATCGTCACACGTAACAAAATCTGACAGCGCAGCTTCAGCAAATGATACATGAGCAGCATCCGCAATGCCAAAACCGCGCTGCACTAAATATTCCGCCCTCGTTCGTGTTGCTTTGGCGTCTAACAGTGTCACAGGATGCCCCACACTGGAAAGGATCGCAAGCAGCTCCATCCGCTCAAAAATTTCAGTAATAGCTGCAATTTCCCGTTGATGTACTGGCGAGTAAACAAGACGAAGCTCCCCAGCACGAACGTG
This window contains:
- a CDS encoding HepT-like ribonuclease domain-containing protein, giving the protein MYDAEQKILLLSTLEDIKFSIELILKRFNGIRSSDDFLRDDDGLEKLDSISMRLVAIGEGFKNIDKISEHKLLLSYPNIPWRQVKGIRDIISHHYFHLDSEIIFEICQNEMDTLLETTLSIISDMRR
- a CDS encoding nucleotidyltransferase family protein; protein product: MRKKLDKSLILNYLKEHSPEFQEKYSVERIGLFGSYAKDTASDSSDIDLFVTMKPSLFAMAAIKEQIEYDLQRKVDIVRDHKNIKPLFLETIRKDLIYV
- a CDS encoding PIN domain-containing protein; this encodes MTQRPIYLDVCALCRPFDDQSFVRIRLESDAVRLILQHVRAGELRLVYSPVHQREIAAITEIFERMELLAILSSVGHPVTLLDAKATRTRAEYLVQRGFGIADAAHVSFAEAALSDFVTCDDRLLRKCRLVQSTVWCGTPIEFCGKEDLR